The Chloroflexota bacterium DNA segment AGCTCCAGGCGAGAAGAACCAATAGAACATTGGCCTTCTCCTCAGTGCGCCAATCCCAGGAAGCCACCTCAGACAATAACTCTGCGTCTGTAAGCTGCTCGCGGGTGGTAGTGTCGTACCACGGCAGCTTGATGAACTTCCAGGTGGTTTGAAATACAGTGGTCATGTCAATATGATAGCTATCGCCCAGAATATATGAATCAGACACCAGTCCGTCCATGCTTTCAGTACTGGAGGTTCTGGCTGTGGCAATAGCGATGGGGAGACTCTTTCCATTTGGCAGGCTGTCAAGGGCATCGGTTATCATGTCGCCAGTTAGCTCCCTCAACATGGCATCACTGTGAGAGAACAGTCTCACCGTGGAGTTCACCGTGATGTTGTACTGCGGCAGTTTGGCATCGGCCTGCGATACGGTGTTGCTGCTGTTCAAGAACTCATAGCGCTGTGTAATGTACGCCCTGATAGTCTGGTTGGCATCATCGCTGTAGAACAAGCCCGCCTCGCAGCCGAAGTTCTCCTCCACGGCGAAGCCGGTGAGCATGAAGTCTTCCCTGTATTTGGCCAGGGTCTTGGTTTCTGTGGAATACAGCAAGCCCTCAGACTCTTCAGAATACCGCACGCAGAGGTAGATGTATTTGCCTCCGGCACCTTCATTTAAGTTCTGGGGTATCTTCGTCCAACCGTCCCCAGGGGAGATACCAGACGAGTCGCCGCTGATCACCTTGACCTTGCCTACCAGAGATTCAGTGACGCAGAGGTAGATGTATTTACCTCCGGCACCGGCATTCAAGTCCTGGGGTATCTTGGTCCAGCCCTGGCCGGCAGGCACATCCGGCGAGTCGCCGCTGATCACCTTGACCTTGCCTAATAGAGGCTCTTTGACGCAGAGGTAGATGTATTTGCCTCCGGCACCCTGGTTCAAGTCCTGATTTATTCTGCCCCAGCCATGACCAGGAGAGATGTCTGATGAGTCGCCGCTAATGACCTGAATATTGGAGCTATCGGACTTGCCGTTTACCATCCAGATCAGGCGAGCCTCGGCCAGGATTTCTGCAGCATGGCCCGAAGCCGGATAGAACAGGCGGCCGCTGAAGGCTACCGTATTTCCGTTGTCCACGACAGGTAGCAGAGGAACATACACCTTGCTCTCAACCTCGAGGTCCCAGCCTGTCATATACCGGAACAAGTTGCTTCCTTCCGGATCATCTATTGCCATCAACAGCAAGTCCATCTTACCGTTACTATTTATATCGGCGATGGCCACTCCTCCACCGCAAATGCCCCGGGTGGGGGGGTAAATAGTTTCTGTGTCACCGCTAATCACCGTGATCTGGTCCCGAAGGGGATCCTTGACACAGAGGTAAATGTACTTGCCTCCGGCACCCTGGTTCAAGTCCTGATTTATTTTCCACCAGCCACTACCTGGGGAAATAGTCGAAGAGTTACCGCTGATCACCGTGATCTGGTCCCGAAGGGAATCCTTGACACAGAGGTAAATGTACTTTCCCCCGGCGCCGTCATTCAAGTCCTGATTTATTTTCCACCAACCACTACCTGGGGAAATAGTCGAAGAGTCGCCGCTAATCACCTTAATCTGGCCGGATAGAGATTCCTTGACACAGAGGTAGATGTACTTTCCCCCGGCGCCTTCATTCAAGTCCTGGCCTATTCTGCTCCACCTCTCACTGCCGATGGCAGGAGACTCCAGTACGGAGCTCCACTTCGAGATTTTGCCGCTCCTGTCCAGACTCCAGCCGACCTGGCATAGGCATTTATGGTTTCCAAATGAATCGTCGATGGCCATGAGCAGCAGATCAGGCACCCCATTCCCGTCTATATCGGCGATTCTGGCACCACCACCGGCAGTGAAATGGGCAGTCTCGGGCCCATATATGACATTGCTCCAATTGGAGGAGATGCCACTGGCAGTGAGGTCCCAGCCTATGCGGTAGCGGAACTGGTTTGGCCCGTCAGCGTCGTCAATGCCCATTAACAGCAAGTCCAGTTTCCCGTTCCCATCTATATCAGCTATGGCGGCGCCGCCGCCGGCATTCCGATCGCCAACACCAGAAACGTGGATAGGGGAACTCCAACTGGTGGCAGTACCATCACTCTTGAGGTCCCAACCTATCTTGTAACGGAACTTGTTAGGCCCATCAGGAGCGTCAATGCCCATCAGCAGCAGGTCCAGCTTCCCGTTACCGTTAATATCGGCAATGGCCGCTCCGCCACCTTCGTATAAGTTACCGAAACCGGTAACCTGGATAATAGAGCTCCAGCGAGAAGGGCTGCCACTAGTGTTCATGTCCCAGCCTATCTTGTACAAGAAGCAGCTACTTCCAAAGGGATCAAGAATACCCGTAAGCGGATGAATGCCCATCAAGAGCAGGTCTAGCTTCCCATTGCCGTCGATATCGGCTATAATTGTGTCACCATCAGCTTTACTATCACCAAGGCCTCCCTGTAACATGATAGAGCTCCAGGGATAGGAACTGCGCAGCTTGATTGTTTTGTCGGCTATGACGATGCCGTAGTCCTTTACCTCTGACTTCTCTGGTGCCTGGTTCATGGTCAACTCAAGCATGGGGACAAGGTTCAAGTCATCTGTAGAGTTATCCAGGTCCTGCATCGTCCCCTTGTCGTCATAGGGCCAGTCCCAGGTCTGCCACAGCAACTTGAGGTGCTCCGGGTCCTTGGGCCGCAACTGGAAGTCTATGTAGGTGGGATTCCCGCTGGTCTTGATGTCGAAGTGGAAGCTTTCGTTGACCGTGGACTTGGAGAAAGGCGAGAGGTCCAGCCAATCGGGGACACCGTCATTATCGTTGTCGTCATCCCAGGCGTTGGGTATTCCATCGCCGTCAACATCCAGAGGCACGCCGGTAACCTCGTAGTAGTCATTCAGGCCATCGCCATTCGAATCTGGTTCCAGGGGGTCCAGGCC contains these protein-coding regions:
- a CDS encoding VCBS repeat-containing protein encodes the protein MGVDGDSLPDSAELVLGTDPENMDTDGDMLDDWYEVKNGLDPLEPDSNGDGLNDYYEVTGVPLDVDGDGIPNAWDDDNDNDGVPDWLDLSPFSKSTVNESFHFDIKTSGNPTYIDFQLRPKDPEHLKLLWQTWDWPYDDKGTMQDLDNSTDDLNLVPMLELTMNQAPEKSEVKDYGIVIADKTIKLRSSYPWSSIMLQGGLGDSKADGDTIIADIDGNGKLDLLLMGIHPLTGILDPFGSSCFLYKIGWDMNTSGSPSRWSSIIQVTGFGNLYEGGGAAIADINGNGKLDLLLMGIDAPDGPNKFRYKIGWDLKSDGTATSWSSPIHVSGVGDRNAGGGAAIADIDGNGKLDLLLMGIDDADGPNQFRYRIGWDLTASGISSNWSNVIYGPETAHFTAGGGARIADIDGNGVPDLLLMAIDDSFGNHKCLCQVGWSLDRSGKISKWSSVLESPAIGSERWSRIGQDLNEGAGGKYIYLCVKESLSGQIKVISGDSSTISPGSGWWKINQDLNDGAGGKYIYLCVKDSLRDQITVISGNSSTISPGSGWWKINQDLNQGAGGKYIYLCVKDPLRDQITVISGDTETIYPPTRGICGGGVAIADINSNGKMDLLLMAIDDPEGSNLFRYMTGWDLEVESKVYVPLLPVVDNGNTVAFSGRLFYPASGHAAEILAEARLIWMVNGKSDSSNIQVISGDSSDISPGHGWGRINQDLNQGAGGKYIYLCVKEPLLGKVKVISGDSPDVPAGQGWTKIPQDLNAGAGGKYIYLCVTESLVGKVKVISGDSSGISPGDGWTKIPQNLNEGAGGKYIYLCVRYSEESEGLLYSTETKTLAKYREDFMLTGFAVEENFGCEAGLFYSDDANQTIRAYITQRYEFLNSSNTVSQADAKLPQYNITVNSTVRLFSHSDAMLRELTGDMITDALDSLPNGKSLPIAIATARTSSTESMDGLVSDSYILGDSYHIDMTTVFQTTWKFIKLPWYDTTTREQLTDAELLSEVASWDWRTEEKANVLLVLLAWSWGETNMSRMGDYDVPPQVPPEVSYPCLQEIAGTYEMLEHLRHNMAFPLVDATMILIIGTPATITWAYWSRVTIPKFIYNLGVGKILPQDIAVEVGKLRSMMWRATNHANPLNQLFRGPFCKEDALMDHVRMTRTQFGEWFRISQGRWHQVLRVAGRVMIAVAVLAIIAEFLYIAGKEGWTGFGFALAGLYAAMEIIYLAIIIGVSCIPVVGWAIALLILLADLIASCFGYGSAWVMEKVVDAFTDYDLRSEVNLDSKGTWAGIEDYGNNGLTVGDRIKLSTRLVEEVWKTGRGNRQDVDESYITPYYTYRVSDAAQAVSFGSVVSSADYGSSRWVEHEIGVWLEPATAMVNYPLTVWLNTHFKVYYDKSVLGTSSRHSYTDEDASTK